A stretch of Clostridium sp. BJN0001 DNA encodes these proteins:
- a CDS encoding DUF368 domain-containing protein translates to MYIINFIRGFCMALADSVPGVSGGTIAFILGFYDKFITSLNDLFSTKSNKKAKLNSLLFLFKLGLGWITGFIFAVLFIASVFENNIYKISSLFIGLIIFSIPTILKEEKNSLKNKYKNILFTFIGIFIVWAITYFNPITKSGGSSLSFSLEHFNILLAVYVFFSGMIAISAMVLPGISGSTLLLILGLYTSVISAIKEILTFNLTYVPLIAALGLGILFGIFSIISLLKYLLKNHRSKMIYFILGLMIGSIYAVIMGPCTLKVPQNPLTFKTFSIIFFIIGGLLILSLEKLKDILNKN, encoded by the coding sequence ATGTACATTATAAATTTTATACGTGGATTTTGTATGGCTTTAGCGGATAGTGTTCCCGGAGTTTCTGGAGGAACAATAGCTTTTATACTTGGTTTTTATGATAAATTCATTACATCACTTAATGATTTATTTTCGACTAAATCAAATAAAAAAGCAAAACTTAATTCTCTGCTATTTTTGTTTAAGTTAGGTTTAGGATGGATTACAGGTTTTATTTTTGCAGTATTATTTATAGCATCTGTATTTGAAAATAATATATATAAAATAAGTTCATTATTTATTGGACTTATTATTTTCTCAATTCCAACTATACTTAAAGAAGAAAAAAATTCATTAAAAAATAAATATAAAAACATACTTTTCACTTTTATAGGAATTTTCATAGTATGGGCTATTACATACTTTAATCCTATTACTAAATCAGGAGGAAGTTCACTTTCATTTTCTCTTGAACACTTTAATATTTTACTTGCAGTTTATGTATTCTTTTCAGGTATGATAGCAATATCTGCAATGGTACTTCCAGGTATTTCAGGCTCGACTCTTCTTTTAATACTTGGATTATATACATCAGTAATATCTGCAATAAAGGAAATTCTTACTTTTAATTTAACTTATGTTCCACTTATTGCTGCTCTTGGACTTGGAATTTTATTTGGTATTTTTTCTATAATATCACTACTTAAATACCTTCTTAAAAATCATAGATCTAAAATGATTTATTTTATTTTAGGACTTATGATAGGTTCAATATATGCAGTAATTATGGGACCTTGCACATTAAAAGTTCCACAAAATCCTTTAACTTTTAAAACATTTAGTATAATCTTTTTTATAATCGGAGGATTACTTATTCTTTCACTTGAAAAATTAAAAGATATACTAAATAAAAATTAA
- a CDS encoding DUF6348 family protein, which yields MLIGRNEILESLSTVIEGSAVENDKIIVKDLKATIDVKLTNMIDNKDNVIAEMVFILNQEKLQDPIVEVLAGYGPDPMKAVSDACVNFILGAFDAVRNFVKKEIYTSFESDFLGEKRSFEVTESSLQQRGVLKKGSIRPYIWMMIEDEIKKKFGAEKTYYVKIFTSRVRNEKITCECSINGVNDKVVEAQIKEWTSGWKMESDFASIKQYFIVEQKSETYREYPISYEKLEEDVDKFIDVIENCDSEIKFKKMYDGFEDIIQNENIAFEIRSFVPEILTDLVFKEVGLSNKLIILKGDSNIKTYFTQYQSYFDIKGILIKKVNDRSIKDLTLRKIIALSGLYKAISKALKDGKELKDIKNVIVGFKADNSYIPC from the coding sequence ATGTTAATAGGAAGAAATGAAATATTAGAAAGTTTAAGCACTGTAATAGAAGGTAGCGCTGTAGAGAATGATAAAATTATTGTTAAAGATCTTAAAGCTACAATTGATGTGAAGCTTACAAATATGATAGATAATAAAGATAATGTAATTGCAGAAATGGTATTTATTTTAAATCAGGAAAAACTTCAAGATCCAATAGTAGAAGTGCTTGCGGGTTATGGACCTGATCCAATGAAAGCTGTAAGTGATGCATGTGTTAACTTTATTTTAGGTGCATTTGATGCAGTTAGAAATTTTGTAAAAAAAGAGATATACACAAGTTTTGAAAGTGATTTCTTAGGAGAAAAGAGATCATTTGAAGTAACTGAAAGTTCACTTCAGCAAAGAGGAGTTTTAAAGAAAGGCTCTATAAGACCATATATATGGATGATGATAGAAGATGAAATAAAAAAGAAGTTTGGTGCAGAGAAGACTTATTACGTAAAAATATTTACCTCAAGAGTAAGAAACGAGAAAATTACATGTGAATGTTCTATAAATGGAGTAAATGATAAGGTAGTTGAAGCACAGATAAAGGAATGGACTTCAGGATGGAAAATGGAAAGTGATTTTGCATCTATAAAGCAGTATTTTATAGTTGAGCAAAAAAGTGAAACATATAGAGAATATCCAATTTCTTATGAAAAGCTTGAAGAGGATGTTGATAAATTTATAGATGTTATAGAAAACTGTGATAGTGAAATAAAATTTAAGAAAATGTATGATGGTTTTGAAGATATAATTCAAAATGAAAATATTGCATTTGAAATAAGGAGTTTTGTACCTGAAATTCTAACAGATTTAGTATTCAAAGAAGTAGGTCTTTCTAATAAACTTATAATACTAAAGGGAGACAGCAATATTAAGACATATTTTACTCAGTATCAATCATATTTTGATATAAAAGGTATCTTAATAAAGAAAGTAAATGATAGGTCAATTAAAGATTTGACTCTTAGAAAAATTATTGCACTTAGTGGTCTATATAAGGCAATAAGTAAGGCTTTAAAAGATGGAAAAGAGTTAAAAGATATTAAAAACGTAATTGTAGGATTTAAGGCAGATAATAGTTACATTCCATGCTAA
- a CDS encoding DUF58 domain-containing protein yields MGPILIMFIVYLIYSIQYKFYESKAFNNLDVDLKFDNYACFCGEDVTVSYTFTNKKWLPLWWIKIQYTIDNINESSQFSLLGYERLKETKKLHNLNRGCYKIGNVDVLCSDLFVTNKFVKKTFNNSTVYVFPRLIDSSEFNIEFNKLLGTVVSRRQIVNDQYEIKGIRDYSSFDSFKDINWSATARTNELKTNIYNYTSKQDIIIFLSLNREDDWVSSDVIEEAISLAASIYNKMAERMISVSVITDAWDTEAYKNIEIVSSLYDNPIQDANETFSKINIKNLSEKNICYYIDREIKKCNTMPLYFIISNNTRNGIKDVYRQTKMQGIETRLVIPKEKQRQIFLDGLEDAIVWDVDL; encoded by the coding sequence ATGGGACCGATTCTAATTATGTTTATAGTTTATTTAATATATAGTATTCAATATAAATTTTATGAATCAAAAGCGTTTAATAATCTTGATGTTGATTTAAAATTTGATAATTACGCATGTTTTTGTGGAGAAGATGTTACAGTATCTTATACATTTACAAATAAGAAATGGCTTCCGTTATGGTGGATAAAGATTCAGTATACAATTGATAATATTAATGAATCATCTCAGTTTTCACTTCTAGGTTATGAAAGGCTAAAAGAAACAAAAAAACTTCATAATTTAAATAGAGGATGCTATAAAATAGGAAATGTAGATGTACTTTGTTCAGATTTATTTGTAACAAATAAGTTTGTAAAAAAAACTTTTAATAATAGTACTGTTTATGTATTCCCAAGGCTTATTGATTCATCAGAATTTAATATAGAATTTAATAAGCTTTTAGGTACAGTTGTATCGAGAAGACAGATAGTAAATGATCAGTATGAGATAAAAGGAATAAGAGATTATAGTTCATTTGATAGTTTTAAAGACATAAATTGGTCAGCAACTGCAAGGACAAATGAACTTAAAACAAATATATATAATTATACATCAAAGCAGGATATAATTATATTTTTAAGCTTAAATCGTGAAGATGATTGGGTAAGCAGTGATGTTATTGAAGAGGCTATAAGTCTTGCAGCATCAATTTATAATAAAATGGCAGAAAGAATGATAAGTGTATCAGTTATAACAGATGCTTGGGATACTGAAGCCTATAAGAATATAGAAATTGTATCGTCTCTTTATGATAATCCAATACAAGATGCAAATGAAACTTTTTCTAAAATTAATATTAAAAACCTAAGTGAAAAAAATATATGTTATTATATAGACAGAGAAATTAAAAAATGCAATACTATGCCTTTATATTTTATAATATCAAATAATACAAGAAATGGAATAAAAGATGTATATAGGCAAACTAAAATGCAAGGGATAGAGACAAGACTTGTTATTCCAAAAGAAAAACAAAGACAAATATTTTTAGATGGATTAGAAGATGCTATAGTTTGGGATGTGGATTTATGA
- a CDS encoding MoxR family ATPase — protein MIAEELRNKISQNIQKVIIGKDTVIDLVITGLIEGGHVLLEDVPGTGKTMLAKALSKSIDCKFKRIQFTPDLMPSDLTGINYYNQKQGEFVLRKGPVFTNILLTDEINRATPRTQSSLLECMEEKQVSIDGTTYKLEEPFFVIASENPVESQGTFNLPEAQLDRFLMKLNMGYPTIDEGLGIFKRFIEDNPLEKLESVCKKEDILKVREECRKVYVSEDVQKYILKIVERTKNLDDIVLPISPRGSLAMLKLSQVFAAIKGRDYVTPDDIKLLAPYVFSHRIILKSGLKIKNTKNEDIINKIVSEVEVPTEDFDKKKR, from the coding sequence ATGATAGCAGAAGAATTAAGAAATAAAATTAGTCAAAATATTCAAAAGGTTATAATAGGAAAAGATACTGTAATTGATCTTGTAATTACAGGATTAATTGAAGGTGGACATGTTCTCCTAGAGGATGTTCCAGGTACTGGAAAGACAATGCTTGCTAAAGCTCTTTCAAAATCTATAGATTGTAAATTTAAACGAATACAATTTACACCAGATTTGATGCCATCTGATCTTACAGGAATAAATTATTATAATCAGAAGCAGGGAGAATTTGTATTAAGAAAAGGTCCTGTATTTACTAATATACTTTTAACTGATGAAATTAATAGAGCAACTCCAAGAACTCAGTCAAGTCTTTTGGAGTGTATGGAAGAAAAACAGGTCTCAATTGATGGAACTACATATAAATTAGAAGAACCGTTTTTCGTTATTGCATCTGAAAATCCAGTTGAATCTCAAGGAACTTTTAATCTCCCTGAAGCACAGCTTGATAGATTTCTTATGAAACTTAATATGGGATACCCAACAATAGATGAAGGACTTGGAATATTTAAGAGATTTATAGAAGATAATCCACTTGAAAAACTTGAATCTGTTTGCAAAAAAGAAGATATTCTTAAAGTAAGAGAAGAATGTAGAAAAGTTTATGTAAGTGAGGATGTTCAAAAATATATATTAAAGATTGTAGAAAGAACAAAGAACCTAGACGACATAGTTCTTCCTATAAGTCCAAGAGGATCTCTTGCTATGCTTAAGCTTTCACAGGTATTTGCAGCTATAAAAGGACGTGATTATGTAACACCTGATGATATAAAACTATTAGCTCCATATGTATTTTCACATAGAATAATTTTAAAAAGTGGTCTTAAGATTAAAAATACAAAAAATGAAGATATAATAAATAAAATAGTAAGCGAAGTTGAGGTGCCCACTGAAGACTTTGATAAAAAGAAAAGATAG
- the gshAB gene encoding bifunctional glutamate--cysteine ligase GshA/glutathione synthetase GshB, with the protein MINKIKKLFNSYELSNMQNFGIEREGLRVNDKGILSSKKHPLIFGEKNKNPYITTDFSESQIEVITPVFTSSESIYNFSNILYDIVSDEIGDEYIWPQSMPCMIKNEIEIKVSEFNGSEEEEYRKRLLKKYGGKRQLISGIHYNCSFKDEFFKKIYENQKEDISYKEFKNNIYLKICRNYLKYMWLLIYLTGASPSIHKSYVPECIKKSYKDSSESYSSDGLVSYRNSECGYKNKVDIYPCYDSLDSYIDSIKEYISLGVIDTHKELYSLIRVKPSNKNNFFESLKKDGINYLEYRCIDVNPFEKGGISLNDLKFLELFNFYLLLKDEDNYENWHKEALYNQNLVAKAGLSDINILRNGEKIRLTDYAEKVLKEISYLNKALNLNKEDIITEIQNKIRDKKLTYAYKISEKIKNEGYVNTFMSLAEKYKKDAFNNRFGLYGYEDLELSTQILMRESIKRGIETKLIDRKENFIELKKNGKTEYVKQATKTSKDSYVSVLVMENKSITKKILHKNNIKVPRGIEIFSLENSEKKIEPFINKAVVIKPKSTNFGTGITVFKNNAQKEDIMKALFIAFKFDNTVLIEEFIKGNEYRFLIIGEKVCGILKRVPANVEGDGKSSIRELVKIKNKDPLRGYHYVKPLEKINIDENVLLYLKCQNKDPNYIPKKGEKVYLRENSNISTGGDSIDYTQKIPDRFKKIAIKCANAVNAKICGVDMIIEDISDENSKYGIIELNFNPAIHIHCYPYIGKERNIAEEILKLLKLT; encoded by the coding sequence ATGATTAATAAAATAAAGAAATTATTTAATTCTTATGAATTATCTAATATGCAGAATTTTGGAATAGAGAGAGAAGGATTAAGAGTTAATGATAAAGGCATTTTATCATCTAAAAAACACCCATTAATATTTGGAGAAAAAAATAAAAATCCATATATAACTACAGATTTTTCAGAAAGTCAGATAGAAGTTATAACTCCTGTATTCACTTCATCTGAAAGTATATATAATTTTTCAAATATACTTTATGATATAGTGTCAGATGAAATAGGAGATGAATATATATGGCCTCAATCAATGCCATGTATGATAAAAAATGAAATAGAAATAAAAGTTTCAGAATTTAATGGAAGTGAAGAAGAGGAATATAGAAAAAGACTTTTAAAAAAGTATGGAGGAAAAAGACAATTAATTTCAGGAATTCATTATAATTGTTCTTTTAAAGATGAGTTCTTTAAAAAAATTTATGAAAATCAAAAGGAAGATATATCATATAAAGAGTTTAAAAATAACATTTATTTAAAGATTTGTAGAAATTATTTAAAATATATGTGGCTTTTAATTTATCTTACAGGTGCATCTCCTTCTATTCATAAAAGTTATGTTCCTGAGTGCATAAAAAAATCCTATAAAGATTCTAGTGAAAGCTATAGTAGTGACGGCTTAGTATCATATAGAAATAGTGAATGTGGCTATAAAAATAAAGTTGATATATATCCATGTTATGACTCTTTAGATAGTTATATAGATTCAATAAAGGAGTATATAAGCCTCGGAGTAATTGATACGCATAAAGAGCTTTATAGTCTTATAAGGGTTAAGCCAAGTAATAAAAATAACTTCTTTGAATCGCTTAAAAAAGATGGAATAAATTATCTTGAATATAGATGCATTGATGTTAATCCTTTTGAAAAGGGAGGAATAAGTCTTAATGATTTAAAATTTCTTGAATTATTTAATTTTTATCTTCTTTTAAAAGATGAAGACAATTATGAAAATTGGCATAAGGAAGCTTTATATAATCAAAATTTGGTAGCTAAAGCTGGACTTTCAGATATAAATATCTTAAGAAATGGTGAAAAAATAAGACTTACTGATTATGCAGAAAAAGTATTAAAAGAAATATCTTATCTAAATAAAGCTTTAAATCTTAATAAAGAAGATATAATAACAGAGATTCAAAACAAAATTAGAGACAAAAAGCTTACGTATGCATATAAAATATCTGAAAAAATTAAGAATGAAGGATATGTAAATACATTTATGTCTTTAGCTGAAAAATATAAAAAAGATGCTTTTAATAATAGATTTGGACTTTATGGATACGAAGATTTAGAACTTTCAACACAAATACTAATGAGAGAATCGATAAAAAGAGGAATAGAAACAAAATTAATTGACAGAAAAGAAAACTTCATAGAGCTTAAAAAGAATGGGAAAACAGAATATGTAAAACAAGCTACAAAGACATCTAAAGATAGCTATGTTTCAGTTCTTGTAATGGAAAATAAAAGCATAACAAAGAAAATACTCCATAAAAATAACATAAAAGTTCCAAGAGGAATAGAAATTTTTTCTCTAGAAAATTCTGAAAAAAAGATAGAGCCTTTTATAAATAAAGCTGTTGTAATTAAGCCTAAATCAACTAATTTTGGTACAGGAATTACAGTATTTAAAAATAATGCACAAAAAGAAGATATAATGAAAGCTTTATTTATAGCATTTAAATTTGATAATACAGTTTTAATTGAGGAGTTTATAAAGGGAAATGAGTATAGATTTCTTATAATAGGGGAAAAGGTATGTGGAATTTTAAAAAGAGTTCCTGCAAATGTTGAAGGTGATGGAAAAAGCAGCATAAGAGAACTTGTTAAAATAAAAAATAAAGATCCATTAAGAGGATATCATTATGTAAAACCTCTTGAAAAAATAAATATTGATGAAAATGTACTTTTATATTTAAAATGTCAAAATAAAGATCCTAATTATATTCCTAAAAAAGGAGAAAAAGTTTACCTAAGAGAGAATTCTAATATAAGTACTGGTGGAGACAGCATAGATTATACACAAAAAATTCCAGATAGGTTTAAAAAAATTGCAATAAAATGTGCAAATGCAGTAAATGCAAAAATATGTGGAGTTGATATGATAATAGAAGATATTAGTGATGAAAACTCAAAATATGGAATAATAGAGCTTAATTTTAATCCTGCAATTCATATACATTGTTATCCTTATATAGGAAAAGAAAGGAATATTGCCGAGGAAATATTAAAACTTTTAAAACTGACATAA
- the nadA gene encoding quinolinate synthase NadA, with amino-acid sequence MTDNLKDKILKLKKEKNAVILAHYYQPAEIQDIADFVGDSYYLSKAAKDSNADVIVFCGVKFMAESAKILSPEKKVIMPCINAGCFMADMAAEKEIIDMKKKYKDAFTVCYINSTYKVKAHCDVTVTSSSAIKILKNINSKKILFLPDKNLGEYLSEFFPDKEFILWNGFCNCHEKIKKEDVLNAKEVNPDAEILAHPECTKDIRDIADYIDSTSGIIDYASKSLKNKFIICTEEGVIHELKKRNPNKEFIIPGGKIECLSMKKTTLSNLYDSLLNMENEIHLDENIRKKALTSLLNMHKLAESK; translated from the coding sequence ATGACCGACAATTTAAAAGATAAAATTTTAAAATTAAAAAAAGAGAAAAATGCAGTAATACTTGCTCACTACTATCAGCCTGCTGAAATTCAAGATATAGCTGATTTTGTAGGAGATTCTTATTATTTAAGCAAAGCTGCAAAAGACTCAAATGCAGACGTAATTGTTTTCTGTGGTGTAAAATTTATGGCTGAAAGTGCAAAGATATTATCTCCAGAAAAAAAAGTTATAATGCCATGTATAAATGCAGGATGTTTTATGGCTGATATGGCTGCTGAAAAAGAAATAATAGATATGAAAAAGAAATATAAAGATGCTTTCACAGTATGTTATATAAATTCAACATATAAAGTTAAAGCCCACTGTGACGTAACTGTTACATCATCAAGTGCAATTAAAATTTTAAAAAATATAAATTCTAAGAAAATACTTTTTCTTCCTGATAAAAATCTTGGAGAATATTTATCAGAATTCTTTCCAGACAAAGAATTTATATTATGGAATGGATTCTGCAATTGTCATGAAAAAATAAAAAAAGAAGATGTATTAAATGCAAAAGAAGTAAATCCTGATGCAGAGATTTTAGCGCATCCTGAATGCACTAAAGATATACGGGATATTGCAGACTATATAGATAGTACTTCTGGAATAATAGATTATGCTTCTAAAAGCTTAAAAAATAAATTCATAATCTGCACTGAAGAAGGCGTAATTCACGAACTAAAAAAAAGAAATCCAAATAAAGAATTTATAATTCCAGGTGGCAAGATAGAATGTTTAAGTATGAAAAAAACTACTCTATCAAACTTATACGATTCACTTCTTAATATGGAAAATGAAATTCATTTAGATGAAAATATACGAAAAAAAGCTTTAACATCACTACTTAATATGCATAAGCTTGCAGAATCAAAATAA
- a CDS encoding L-aspartate oxidase codes for MNKSVDVLIAGSGVSGLNCALNLRKDLNVLVICKDSINSTDTNLAQGGISVAKDTNDINLFIEDTLKAGKYKNNKDNVKILAKESRNSLNSLINMGLNLDKNCNGTLNYTREGAHSINRIVHTKDNTGENVENVLIKNVEKNKNITVWENTTLIDIIENNNTCFGAKIIKENKQINVYAKSVVLATGGIGGLYRNSTNQRSLKGISLNISSKHNIELKDINYIQFHPTAFYEENLEKRRLLISESLRGEGALLTDINDKRFINELLPRDIVSDAIYKRMDLTDTPYVKLDISFKDSTYLKKRFSLIYSECLKRGTDITKEFIKVSPAQHFFMGGIKVDSDSSTSMKNLYAVGETSCTGVHGANRLASNSLLEGLVFSKKAAQKINLLIDTIKSKIINTGYITDSLNFLQSQNEENALNIIKRNGGRIDDKSLSYR; via the coding sequence ATGAATAAATCAGTTGATGTACTAATTGCCGGTTCTGGAGTATCAGGTCTTAACTGTGCATTAAATTTAAGAAAAGATTTAAATGTTCTTGTAATCTGCAAAGACAGTATAAATTCTACAGATACAAACCTTGCTCAAGGAGGTATATCCGTAGCAAAAGATACGAACGATATAAATTTATTTATTGAAGACACATTAAAAGCTGGAAAATATAAAAATAATAAAGATAACGTAAAAATACTTGCTAAAGAATCAAGAAATTCTTTAAATTCACTTATAAATATGGGCTTAAATCTTGATAAAAACTGTAATGGAACGCTTAATTATACAAGAGAAGGAGCACATTCTATAAACAGAATAGTTCACACAAAAGATAATACTGGTGAAAACGTAGAAAATGTTTTAATTAAAAATGTAGAAAAAAATAAAAATATAACAGTTTGGGAAAATACAACTCTTATAGACATAATAGAAAACAATAATACATGTTTTGGAGCTAAAATAATAAAAGAAAATAAGCAGATAAATGTATATGCAAAATCTGTAGTTCTTGCAACTGGAGGTATAGGTGGACTTTATAGAAATTCTACAAATCAGAGATCACTTAAAGGTATCTCTTTAAATATATCGTCAAAACATAATATAGAGCTTAAAGATATAAATTACATACAATTTCATCCTACTGCTTTTTATGAAGAAAATTTAGAAAAAAGAAGACTTTTAATATCTGAATCTCTTCGTGGAGAAGGGGCTCTTCTTACTGATATAAACGATAAAAGATTTATAAATGAGCTGCTTCCTAGAGACATTGTATCTGATGCTATATATAAAAGGATGGATTTAACTGATACTCCATATGTAAAGCTTGATATAAGTTTTAAAGATTCTACTTATCTTAAAAAACGTTTTTCACTCATATATAGTGAATGTTTAAAAAGAGGTACAGATATAACTAAGGAATTTATAAAAGTATCTCCTGCTCAGCATTTTTTCATGGGAGGAATAAAAGTAGATTCGGATTCTTCAACATCTATGAAAAATTTATATGCAGTTGGTGAGACAAGCTGTACTGGAGTTCATGGTGCAAATAGACTTGCTAGTAATTCGCTTCTTGAAGGTCTTGTCTTTTCAAAAAAAGCAGCACAAAAAATAAATTTACTTATAGATACTATAAAATCAAAAATAATTAATACTGGATATATTACTGATTCTTTAAATTTTTTGCAATCTCAAAATGAAGAAAATGCACTAAATATAATAAAAAGAAATGGAGGAAGAATCGATGATAAATCGCTTAGCTATAGATAA
- the nadC gene encoding carboxylating nicotinate-nucleotide diphosphorylase: protein MINRLAIDNIIKNALLEDIPYEDITTDSVIFQDSTSKADLICKEDGIICGLNVFKRVFEILGNVDVNLFKEDGDYIKESEIVAKVKGNTRNILKGERTALNILQRMSGIATLTHKFAEKIKDTDAKILDTRKTTPNLRVLEKYAVLKGGGHNHRYNLSDGILLKDNHISAAGGVKEAISLARKNSSFVRKIEVETENLNMVKEALECKADIIMLDNMDIEEAKKAVLLINKRALTEFSGNVSLENVREAAQTGVNYISVGALTHSVKSLDLSLKNLHNC, encoded by the coding sequence ATGATAAATCGCTTAGCTATAGATAATATAATAAAAAATGCGCTCCTTGAAGATATACCATATGAAGACATTACTACAGATTCAGTAATCTTTCAAGATAGTACATCTAAAGCAGATTTAATATGTAAAGAAGACGGAATAATATGTGGTTTAAATGTATTTAAGAGAGTCTTTGAAATACTAGGAAATGTAGATGTTAACTTATTTAAAGAAGATGGAGATTATATAAAAGAATCAGAAATTGTAGCTAAAGTAAAAGGAAATACAAGAAACATATTAAAAGGTGAAAGAACAGCATTAAACATTCTTCAGAGAATGAGCGGCATAGCTACTCTTACACATAAATTTGCAGAAAAAATAAAAGATACTGATGCTAAAATATTAGATACAAGAAAAACAACTCCTAATTTGAGAGTTCTTGAAAAATATGCCGTATTAAAAGGCGGTGGACATAACCACAGATATAATCTTTCAGATGGAATTCTTTTAAAAGACAATCACATAAGTGCTGCAGGCGGAGTTAAAGAAGCTATTTCCCTTGCAAGAAAGAACTCTTCTTTTGTAAGAAAAATAGAAGTTGAAACAGAGAACTTAAATATGGTAAAAGAAGCTCTTGAATGCAAAGCAGATATAATAATGCTTGATAATATGGATATAGAAGAAGCAAAAAAAGCAGTTTTATTAATAAATAAAAGAGCCTTAACTGAGTTTTCTGGAAATGTATCTCTTGAAAACGTAAGAGAAGCCGCACAAACAGGAGTTAATTATATATCAGTCGGTGCTCTTACTCATTCTGTAAAATCACTTGATTTAAGCCTTAAAAATTTACACAACTGTTAA